In Aliamphritea ceti, a single window of DNA contains:
- the mvaD gene encoding diphosphomevalonate decarboxylase, with translation MLKFTKQQVVAEYLPDTVSPQSMKTFSFAPSNIALCKYWGKRDAELNLPINSSLSVSLAHLGSKTRILLSDTEQDQVVLNDELLAADNSFAVKVIAFIDMFRRGADHKVRVETENNIPTAAGLASSASGFAALMQAVNEFYRLELDLSLQSAFARMGSGSASRSLFTGFVEWQMGQREDGMDSIAAPLAAQWPELRIGLIKVSTAQKPVDSRSGMNRTVATAHLYQSWPMQAAADLSQLHTAIETQDFKLLGQTAEQNALSMHATMIASWPPLLYWQADSVTAMHKIWQLRAEGLSLYFTMDAGPNLKVLFNTADEAEICKQFPDMQVITPFGNQ, from the coding sequence ATGTTGAAATTTACTAAGCAGCAGGTTGTCGCAGAGTATCTACCAGATACAGTATCGCCTCAGAGCATGAAAACCTTTAGTTTTGCGCCAAGTAATATTGCCTTGTGTAAATATTGGGGCAAACGAGACGCCGAGTTAAATCTGCCGATCAATTCCAGCTTATCTGTATCATTGGCGCATCTGGGAAGTAAAACCCGGATTCTGCTGTCGGATACCGAACAGGATCAGGTAGTTCTGAACGATGAGCTGTTAGCTGCTGATAATAGTTTCGCAGTTAAAGTCATTGCCTTTATCGATATGTTTCGCCGTGGCGCTGATCATAAGGTGCGGGTAGAAACTGAAAATAACATACCAACGGCAGCCGGACTTGCTTCGTCTGCTTCTGGTTTTGCTGCTCTGATGCAGGCGGTGAATGAGTTCTATCGCTTAGAGCTGGATCTATCACTGCAGTCTGCTTTTGCCCGAATGGGCAGTGGCAGTGCCAGCAGATCTTTGTTTACAGGCTTTGTTGAATGGCAGATGGGCCAGCGTGAAGATGGCATGGACAGTATTGCCGCTCCATTAGCCGCTCAGTGGCCAGAGTTACGTATTGGTTTGATTAAAGTCAGTACGGCGCAAAAACCGGTCGATTCCCGCTCCGGTATGAACCGTACAGTTGCTACCGCTCATCTGTATCAAAGCTGGCCAATGCAGGCTGCGGCGGATCTCAGCCAGTTGCATACGGCTATTGAAACGCAGGACTTTAAATTGCTAGGGCAAACAGCTGAGCAGAATGCACTGTCGATGCATGCCACTATGATTGCTTCCTGGCCACCGCTGCTTTACTGGCAGGCTGACTCGGTTACTGCCATGCATAAAATCTGGCAGTTGAGAGCAGAAGGGCTGTCACTCTATTTCACTATGGATGCAGGGCCGAACCTTAAAGTGCTTTTTAACACTGCAGACGAAGCTGAAATCTGCAAACAATTCCCTGACATGCAGGTGATTACGCCTTTTGGAAATCAGTAG
- the mvk gene encoding mevalonate kinase gives MLDSVIRASAPGSIMLMGEHSVLFGERALACAVDKHIYVTLTPRDDRVVNIDSSLADYSADLDDLKVEAKLSFVLAVIEQHLDDLHKGFDLKIEAGFGHTLGLGSSAAVTVATTAALDAYCQQASDSYELFRKALATVHKVQGRGSGTDLAASVFGASVGYTVNPCQIEPLGQVPQLSLYYVGYKTTTPEVLRQVEQHTKTLPELYQKLYWLMGQCTFDAEAALAKQDWQALGQCMNVYQGLMDALGVNDLALSDLVYRLRQSSKIYGAKISGSGLGDCVLALGSDPELALEYQEIPVSLSPQGVNVEIY, from the coding sequence GTGCTCGACTCAGTCATTAGAGCGTCTGCTCCTGGCAGCATTATGCTGATGGGGGAGCATTCAGTATTGTTTGGTGAGCGTGCGCTGGCGTGCGCGGTAGATAAACACATCTATGTCACACTGACACCACGGGATGATCGTGTTGTTAATATAGATTCCAGTCTGGCTGACTATTCTGCTGATCTGGATGATTTAAAGGTTGAAGCGAAACTGAGTTTTGTGTTGGCGGTTATCGAGCAACATCTTGATGACTTACATAAAGGCTTTGATTTGAAGATTGAAGCTGGTTTTGGTCATACGCTGGGTTTGGGGTCTTCTGCTGCAGTCACTGTGGCAACCACTGCTGCGCTGGATGCGTATTGTCAGCAAGCGTCCGACAGCTATGAGCTGTTTCGTAAAGCGCTGGCGACTGTGCATAAAGTACAGGGCAGAGGTTCAGGAACCGATTTAGCCGCCAGTGTTTTTGGAGCGTCAGTAGGCTATACCGTGAATCCTTGCCAGATAGAGCCTTTGGGGCAGGTACCACAGCTTAGTTTGTATTATGTGGGCTATAAAACCACAACGCCTGAGGTGCTGCGTCAGGTTGAGCAGCATACTAAAACCTTACCTGAGCTGTATCAGAAGCTGTATTGGTTGATGGGCCAGTGTACCTTTGATGCTGAGGCTGCGTTAGCTAAACAGGACTGGCAAGCATTAGGTCAGTGTATGAATGTCTATCAGGGTTTAATGGATGCGTTGGGAGTAAATGATCTGGCGTTATCAGATCTGGTTTACCGCTTGCGGCAGTCGTCTAAAATTTATGGTGCAAAGATTTCCGGTTCAGGTCTGGGAGACTGTGTACTGGCATTAGGCAGTGACCCGGAGCTGGCACTTGAGTATCAGGAAATTCCTGTCAGTTTGTCACCGCAGGGGGTGAATGTTGAAATTTACTAA
- a CDS encoding mevalonate kinase family protein, translating to MSLANKASAASLAPGKLILSGEHAVVYGAPALALAVARHIHSQCSILPDTAAGLSWSLPDLQQQGFLSWADVRAQVALLDSRHKDFESGELAAAAILQSPQQLVLYCLALCLPESDPKEHLQLTVRSELPAGAGMGSSAAAAASVLTLVSAQFGDAFSTQKLYEMTRYCERLCHGRGGMIDSATVSFGGLVEVLNSVPAAIPDVTLTGQWFYINSGRPVAGTGECVEQVRSRFANSAIWQEFAAITAQIKDAVLDKRDARVAIRENQRLLEVIGVVPDKVARFARAVEAAGGAVKISGAGSVRGDAGGAMLACGINEQVLANLCTNFSYEYFAIEEDRYGARLSH from the coding sequence ATGTCGCTTGCTAATAAGGCGTCAGCTGCAAGCTTAGCACCTGGCAAACTGATTCTCAGCGGCGAACACGCTGTTGTCTACGGTGCGCCAGCACTGGCATTAGCCGTGGCGCGTCACATCCATAGTCAGTGCAGTATCCTGCCGGATACTGCTGCTGGTCTCTCCTGGTCATTACCTGATTTACAACAACAGGGCTTTTTAAGCTGGGCTGATGTACGCGCACAGGTTGCATTGCTGGATAGTCGACATAAAGATTTTGAATCAGGTGAGTTAGCTGCAGCAGCTATTTTGCAATCACCGCAGCAGCTGGTGTTGTATTGCCTGGCATTATGCTTACCTGAGTCTGATCCAAAAGAACATTTACAGTTAACCGTCAGGTCAGAGTTACCGGCAGGTGCCGGAATGGGCTCATCTGCAGCGGCCGCTGCGTCGGTTCTTACATTGGTTTCCGCGCAGTTTGGCGATGCTTTTTCCACACAAAAACTTTATGAAATGACTCGTTATTGCGAGCGGTTGTGTCACGGTCGTGGCGGGATGATTGATTCTGCTACTGTAAGCTTTGGTGGTTTGGTCGAGGTGTTAAATAGTGTGCCCGCTGCTATTCCTGATGTAACTCTTACCGGTCAGTGGTTTTATATTAACAGTGGCCGTCCGGTTGCCGGAACAGGCGAATGTGTTGAACAGGTGCGTAGCCGTTTTGCTAATTCAGCAATATGGCAGGAGTTTGCTGCCATTACTGCACAGATTAAAGATGCTGTTTTAGATAAGCGTGATGCCCGCGTTGCCATACGGGAAAATCAGCGTTTGCTGGAAGTGATAGGTGTTGTGCCGGATAAGGTCGCCCGGTTTGCCAGAGCAGTGGAAGCTGCCGGTGGGGCGGTTAAAATCAGTGGTGCGGGCTCGGTACGGGGTGATGCCGGAGGCGCAATGCTGGCATGTGGCATTAATGAGCAGGTGCTGGCAAATCTCTGTACGAACTTCAGTTATGAATACTTTGCCATAGAAGAGGACAGATACGGTGCTCGACTCAGTCATTAG
- a CDS encoding hydroxymethylglutaryl-CoA synthase produces MSVGIDEISFYTSNYFLDLQQLAEVRDIDVDKYYKGIGQEKMGMPAPDEDIVTMAANAAYPLIERVGAESISTIMFATETGIDQSKSAGVYVHRLLGLTSNCRVVELKQACYSATAAIQMACALVARQPEKRVLVIASDVARYDLDTPGEATQGCGAVAILITANPRLVEIDPEVGNYTEDVMDFWRPNYRSTALVDGKYSTKIYLKSLKLAWENFCTASSLAFNDFQHFCYHLPFTRMAQKAHKHLAKLNQSELSPEMLDLQVEDTLSYNRIIGNSYTASMYIGLVSLLENCKQDLEGKRIGFFSYGSGCVAEFFSGRIVAGYENYLHSARHQAMLAARNAVSYEEYLRLYNEVEPTDGGVHERRRESTGRFRLASISHHKREYVAC; encoded by the coding sequence ATGTCCGTCGGTATTGATGAAATAAGCTTCTACACCTCTAATTATTTTCTTGATCTCCAGCAGCTTGCTGAAGTACGCGATATAGATGTCGATAAATATTATAAAGGCATCGGTCAGGAAAAAATGGGTATGCCTGCGCCAGACGAAGATATCGTCACAATGGCCGCTAACGCTGCTTATCCGCTGATTGAACGAGTGGGTGCTGAATCGATCAGCACAATTATGTTTGCGACAGAAACCGGCATTGATCAGTCAAAGTCTGCGGGTGTTTATGTCCACCGTTTATTGGGATTAACGTCGAATTGTCGCGTTGTGGAGTTAAAGCAAGCCTGTTATAGCGCCACTGCTGCAATTCAAATGGCCTGTGCACTGGTTGCCCGTCAGCCTGAAAAACGCGTATTGGTGATCGCATCTGATGTAGCACGTTATGACCTGGATACTCCGGGTGAAGCGACTCAGGGATGTGGTGCTGTGGCAATTTTGATTACGGCTAATCCGCGTTTAGTGGAAATTGATCCTGAAGTGGGTAACTACACTGAAGACGTGATGGATTTCTGGCGCCCGAATTACCGTTCTACCGCATTAGTGGATGGTAAATATTCAACCAAGATTTACTTGAAATCATTGAAGTTAGCCTGGGAAAATTTCTGTACGGCAAGTTCACTGGCATTCAATGATTTTCAGCATTTTTGTTATCACCTGCCGTTTACCCGCATGGCACAGAAAGCTCATAAGCATTTAGCCAAGTTGAATCAGAGTGAGTTGAGCCCTGAAATGCTGGACCTGCAGGTGGAAGATACATTGTCGTATAACCGTATTATCGGTAATAGCTATACGGCTTCTATGTACATTGGCCTGGTGTCTTTACTGGAAAACTGCAAGCAGGATCTTGAAGGAAAGCGTATTGGCTTCTTCAGTTATGGTTCTGGCTGTGTGGCAGAGTTTTTCTCTGGCAGAATTGTTGCAGGTTATGAAAACTATCTGCACAGTGCACGCCATCAGGCAATGCTGGCAGCACGTAATGCGGTTTCTTATGAAGAATACCTGCGTTTGTATAACGAAGTTGAACCTACTGATGGTGGCGTACATGAACGTCGTCGTGAGTCGACAGGTCGCTTCCGTTTAGCCAGTATTTCTCACCATAAGCGTGAGTATGTCGCTTGCTAA
- the fni gene encoding type 2 isopentenyl-diphosphate Delta-isomerase has protein sequence MTDQTNDRKIEHIRAIEKDAATDRDGRYFDRIHLTHRALPEVALDQIDTSVEFLGKRLSFPLLISSMTGGDHELIRTINRNLAIAAEQTGVALAVGSQRVMFTQPGARVSFELREYAPTTVLCSNVGAVQLNYGFDIAKCQEAVDCLGADALYLHLNPLQEAVQPEGDTDFSGLTSKIADLVEQLTVPVMFKEVGCGLSSQDIEAGLKLGVKHFDLAGCGGTSWSRIEYHRARNVSDNLGLTFQDWGIPTPLALRLAEPYQQQADFIASGGLRDGIDMIKSVILGASICGMATPFLKPAMESADAVVQVIEQIRREFTTAMFLLGMSDINSVYMNRALILSEGEDRN, from the coding sequence ATGACCGATCAGACTAACGATCGCAAAATCGAACATATTCGCGCCATCGAAAAAGATGCAGCGACTGATCGGGACGGTCGCTATTTTGACCGTATTCATCTGACCCACAGAGCATTGCCAGAAGTGGCGCTGGATCAGATCGATACGTCGGTTGAGTTTCTCGGTAAGCGACTGAGCTTTCCGTTACTGATCTCGTCGATGACTGGTGGAGATCACGAGTTGATCCGAACCATTAACCGTAACCTGGCTATTGCGGCTGAACAGACTGGTGTGGCATTAGCCGTAGGTTCGCAGCGGGTAATGTTTACCCAGCCTGGTGCCAGAGTTAGCTTTGAATTACGCGAATACGCGCCGACAACAGTTTTGTGCAGTAATGTTGGTGCTGTGCAGCTGAACTACGGTTTTGATATTGCAAAGTGTCAGGAAGCCGTCGATTGTTTGGGGGCTGATGCATTGTATTTGCATCTGAATCCATTACAGGAAGCGGTTCAGCCAGAAGGTGATACTGATTTCTCTGGTTTGACGTCTAAAATTGCTGACCTAGTGGAGCAGTTAACGGTTCCGGTCATGTTTAAAGAAGTGGGTTGTGGCTTATCTTCGCAGGACATTGAAGCGGGGCTTAAATTGGGTGTTAAACACTTTGACCTGGCCGGTTGTGGCGGTACCTCATGGAGTCGTATTGAGTATCACCGGGCGCGAAATGTAAGTGATAATCTGGGCCTGACGTTTCAGGACTGGGGAATCCCTACACCCTTAGCACTACGTCTTGCTGAGCCGTATCAACAACAGGCTGATTTCATTGCCAGTGGTGGTCTCAGGGATGGGATTGATATGATTAAATCTGTTATACTCGGCGCCTCGATATGTGGCATGGCTACTCCATTCTTAAAACCTGCCATGGAGTCTGCCGACGCGGTAGTCCAGGTTATCGAACAAATCCGGCGTGAATTTACCACTGCGATGTTTCTGCTGGGAATGTCGGATATAAACAGCGTATATATGAACCGGGCTCTAATATTGAGTGAGGGTGAGGATCGAAATTAG
- a CDS encoding hydroxymethylglutaryl-CoA reductase, with product MKSHKIQQAPIPMRSVGPLKICGHILEEKVMVPLATYETPLWPSVGRGARISALTDGIRTTVVDERMSRSILLEAKDALEAVQALQSIKSRQDDLNAVVAQTSRFAKLIDMHSQVVANLIYLRLEFTTGDASGHNMVTNAADKLIPWLLNEYPQLDYCSISGNYCSDKKATAVNGILGRGKYVVSEILIPRELCERRLKTTPEKVVDLNIKKNLIGTMVAGGLRSANAHYANMLLAFYLATGQDAANIIEGSQGIVHAEVRNGDLYFSCTLPNLIMGSVGNGKGIEFVEENLRALGCKEDREPGANARRLAAICAATVLCGELSLMAAQTNPGELMESHLKMER from the coding sequence ATGAAATCCCATAAAATTCAACAGGCGCCGATCCCTATGCGCTCGGTAGGTCCGCTTAAAATTTGCGGGCATATCCTGGAAGAAAAAGTAATGGTCCCGCTGGCGACCTACGAAACCCCGCTATGGCCTTCCGTTGGCCGTGGCGCGCGGATTTCTGCGCTGACTGATGGTATACGTACCACCGTTGTTGATGAGCGTATGTCCCGGTCGATTTTGCTGGAAGCTAAAGACGCGTTAGAAGCGGTGCAGGCACTGCAGTCAATTAAGTCCCGTCAGGATGATTTGAATGCAGTTGTGGCTCAGACCAGCCGGTTTGCCAAACTGATCGACATGCACAGCCAGGTTGTGGCTAATCTTATTTATCTGCGATTGGAATTTACCACCGGTGATGCTTCAGGGCATAACATGGTGACGAATGCGGCGGATAAGCTGATTCCATGGTTGCTGAACGAATATCCACAGCTGGATTACTGTTCTATTTCCGGGAATTACTGTTCCGATAAAAAAGCCACTGCAGTGAATGGTATTCTTGGTCGCGGTAAATATGTTGTCAGCGAAATTCTGATACCCCGTGAGCTGTGTGAGCGCCGTCTGAAAACCACACCGGAAAAAGTGGTTGATCTGAATATTAAGAAAAACCTGATCGGCACTATGGTTGCCGGCGGTTTGCGCAGCGCGAATGCGCACTATGCGAATATGTTATTGGCCTTTTATCTGGCCACCGGTCAAGATGCAGCAAATATCATTGAGGGATCTCAGGGTATCGTGCATGCGGAAGTCCGGAACGGTGATTTATACTTTTCCTGTACCCTGCCTAACCTGATTATGGGCAGTGTTGGTAATGGTAAAGGTATTGAATTCGTAGAAGAAAATCTGCGTGCACTGGGATGTAAGGAAGACCGTGAACCAGGTGCAAATGCCCGACGTTTGGCGGCAATTTGTGCGGCAACAGTTTTGTGTGGCGAGTTGTCACTAATGGCTGCACAGACAAATCCCGGTGAGCTGATGGAATCTCATCTGAAGATGGAAAGATAA
- a CDS encoding tetratricopeptide repeat protein, with translation MEINYSQNKVLIVDNRFEDLTELKRVLSQLGVKTVHVASSVNMALALLREETYDICFALFDLGKAEKNGLQLIQEASAEGTKLYTTTFILIVDQDRSKLLFGSLDTAPDTYISKPYDVAKIRVRLEKILRIKSVLKPLEKLLNQGQLSEALEQCGHYIKSYPGLVLYIQRLEGEILLRLGQEDKAVKLFKGLLSRRDLPWARVGLGVALSRLGQVQEAIRVFKGVIQEAHLCVEAFVGLANAHRAIGEQRTAIDLLRQATLIQPTSPQLQAALGKIALHEGEYSIAANAYRDAIEYSRGGCFQQQSYYIGLVASLQVKVDASGDADSVAAQEAAVKALEELILTFSDLQTRFIARLFWVELYRARGVDLEFMSACQAAFELYCQCGAGEQAQWQELLLDRIRGSDVESEAQQIKEQLNRQVIELDWGKLNVQGMLSYRKQDFEKALSLFRKANLCLPDNPGVVLNLVQVYLERAGQRESIPERELVEIDELLWGLDFNVLSRKQQNRYRTMGQRLAGLFADAVPG, from the coding sequence ATGGAAATAAATTATTCACAAAACAAAGTTCTGATTGTCGATAATCGTTTTGAAGATTTGACTGAACTTAAGCGTGTGCTGAGTCAGTTAGGTGTTAAAACGGTTCATGTGGCGTCATCAGTGAATATGGCTTTGGCATTGTTGCGTGAAGAGACGTATGACATTTGCTTTGCGTTATTTGATCTGGGTAAAGCAGAAAAGAATGGCCTGCAGTTAATTCAGGAGGCCAGTGCGGAAGGCACTAAGCTTTATACCACCACCTTTATTCTGATTGTTGATCAGGATCGCTCGAAACTTCTTTTTGGTTCGCTTGATACCGCTCCGGATACCTATATTTCCAAACCTTATGATGTCGCTAAAATTCGGGTACGTTTAGAAAAGATTTTGCGGATCAAAAGTGTTTTAAAGCCTTTAGAGAAATTACTTAATCAGGGACAACTGTCGGAAGCGTTGGAGCAGTGCGGACATTATATTAAGTCCTATCCGGGACTGGTGTTGTATATCCAGCGCTTGGAAGGCGAAATACTGCTCCGTCTGGGGCAGGAAGATAAAGCAGTTAAACTGTTCAAAGGTTTGCTCAGTCGACGTGATTTACCTTGGGCCCGTGTTGGCTTAGGTGTGGCCTTATCCCGTTTAGGGCAGGTACAGGAAGCCATTCGGGTATTCAAAGGCGTGATTCAGGAAGCACATTTATGTGTTGAAGCTTTTGTTGGCCTGGCTAATGCTCACCGGGCTATTGGTGAGCAACGAACCGCAATTGATTTACTGCGTCAGGCGACACTGATTCAGCCAACTTCACCTCAGCTACAGGCTGCGCTAGGTAAAATTGCACTCCATGAAGGTGAGTATTCGATCGCGGCGAACGCCTACCGTGATGCCATAGAATACTCCCGTGGTGGCTGTTTCCAGCAGCAAAGTTATTACATAGGGTTGGTGGCCAGCTTGCAGGTGAAGGTTGATGCCTCAGGCGATGCTGATTCTGTTGCTGCGCAGGAAGCAGCGGTGAAAGCGCTGGAAGAGCTGATACTTACATTCAGTGATCTGCAAACACGGTTTATAGCCCGTTTGTTCTGGGTGGAGTTGTACCGTGCCCGCGGTGTGGATCTAGAGTTTATGTCAGCTTGTCAGGCTGCATTCGAATTATATTGTCAGTGTGGGGCCGGCGAGCAGGCGCAGTGGCAGGAGCTGTTACTAGATAGGATACGTGGGAGTGATGTCGAAAGTGAAGCGCAGCAGATAAAAGAACAGCTTAACCGCCAGGTAATTGAACTGGACTGGGGAAAACTAAATGTTCAGGGAATGCTTAGTTACCGTAAGCAGGATTTTGAAAAAGCGTTATCTTTGTTCCGTAAAGCGAATCTGTGCTTGCCGGATAATCCAGGCGTTGTGTTAAATTTGGTACAGGTTTATCTGGAACGTGCCGGGCAGCGAGAAAGTATACCTGAAAGAGAGCTTGTGGAAATAGACGAGTTGTTATGGGGACTGGACTTTAATGTGCTGAGCCGTAAGCAGCAGAATCGCTATAGAACTATGGGACAGCGCCTGGCTGGTTTATTTGCGGATGCGGTACCTGGCTGA
- a CDS encoding argininosuccinate synthase: protein MSDIKKVVLAYSGGLDTSVIVRWLQETYNCEVVTFTADLGQGEEVEPARAKAEALGVKEIYIEDLREEFVRDFVFPMFRANTIYEGEYLLGTSIARPLIAKRLIEIANSTGADAISHGATGKGNDQVRFEMGAYALKPGVEVIAPWREWDLTSRETLMQYCEEHDIPVDFSNKKKKSPYSMDANLLHISYEGDILEDPWAEAETDMWRWSVSPEEAPDEAQYMELTYEKGDIVAIDGEAMSPATVLTYLNKVGGEHGIGRLDIVENRFVGMKSRGCYETPGGTIMLRAHRAIESITLDREVAHLKDELMPRYAKVIYNGFWWSEERKMMQEMIDYSQRNVNGDVRLKLYKGNVIVVGRRSEDSLFDENIATFEDDAGSYDQKDAAGFIKLNALRMRIAAGKGRNLLED, encoded by the coding sequence ATGTCCGACATTAAAAAGGTTGTGCTGGCCTACTCCGGCGGCCTTGATACATCTGTAATCGTTCGTTGGTTGCAGGAAACTTACAACTGTGAAGTCGTGACATTCACGGCGGATCTGGGCCAGGGTGAAGAAGTTGAACCTGCGCGTGCGAAAGCCGAAGCCCTGGGTGTAAAAGAAATTTACATCGAAGATCTTCGCGAAGAGTTTGTACGTGATTTCGTTTTCCCAATGTTCCGTGCTAACACCATTTATGAAGGTGAGTACCTGCTGGGTACGTCAATCGCACGTCCGCTGATTGCGAAGCGTCTGATTGAAATTGCTAACTCAACCGGTGCTGATGCTATTTCTCACGGCGCGACTGGTAAGGGCAATGATCAGGTTCGTTTTGAAATGGGTGCTTATGCACTTAAGCCTGGCGTTGAAGTAATTGCTCCATGGCGTGAATGGGATCTGACATCCCGTGAAACGCTGATGCAGTACTGTGAAGAACACGATATTCCAGTGGACTTCTCCAACAAGAAGAAGAAGTCTCCATATTCTATGGATGCTAACCTGCTGCACATTTCTTACGAAGGTGACATCCTGGAAGATCCGTGGGCTGAAGCTGAAACGGATATGTGGCGCTGGTCTGTATCTCCGGAAGAAGCTCCGGATGAAGCACAGTACATGGAACTGACTTACGAAAAGGGTGACATCGTTGCAATCGACGGTGAAGCAATGTCTCCGGCAACTGTTCTGACTTACCTGAATAAGGTTGGTGGTGAGCACGGTATTGGCCGTCTGGATATTGTTGAAAACCGTTTCGTTGGTATGAAGTCCCGCGGTTGTTACGAAACACCGGGCGGCACTATCATGCTGCGCGCACACCGTGCAATTGAGTCTATTACTCTGGACCGTGAAGTCGCTCACCTGAAAGATGAGCTGATGCCGCGTTATGCCAAAGTTATCTATAACGGCTTCTGGTGGTCAGAAGAACGTAAGATGATGCAGGAAATGATCGATTACTCACAGCGTAACGTGAATGGTGACGTTCGCCTGAAGCTATATAAGGGTAATGTAATTGTTGTTGGTCGTCGTTCTGAAGATAGTCTGTTCGATGAGAACATTGCTACTTTCGAAGATGATGCCGGTTCTTACGATCAGAAAGATGCTGCTGGCTTTATTAAGCTGAACGCTTTGCGTATGCGTATTGCCGCAGGCAAAGGTCGCAATCTGCTGGAAGACTAA
- a CDS encoding flagellar protein MotY, producing the protein MRIVLGLLITLLALPAWAASFVASIDQSRWDLESSKFNCRLSQKIPLFGEAIFDHQAGEQIRFVLKPLPGHGMKGKAMLLAEASPWQPGTAPKRIGEVEFNQFSGEIEVVSPKAQNMIAALYKGMMPTFKARNWLGTGDNVRVGLSAANFQPAFESYSGCVAGLLPVNYRQIARTAVLFPSATWRLSDATKARLDLIAIYVNNDEAVSSVYVDGHSDTQGRRLANRDLSKKRADEVTAYLKTKGVNPDVIITRYHGERYPVDQTNNKATRDRSRRVTIRLDRNQP; encoded by the coding sequence ATGCGAATTGTTCTGGGATTATTGATTACTTTATTGGCGTTGCCTGCGTGGGCGGCCAGTTTTGTTGCGTCTATCGATCAGTCTCGCTGGGATCTCGAATCCTCAAAGTTTAACTGCCGTTTGTCGCAAAAAATTCCTTTGTTCGGTGAAGCCATTTTTGATCATCAGGCCGGAGAGCAGATCCGTTTTGTACTTAAGCCGCTTCCAGGGCATGGCATGAAAGGTAAGGCCATGCTGTTAGCTGAGGCCTCTCCCTGGCAGCCAGGTACTGCACCTAAGCGTATAGGGGAAGTGGAGTTTAATCAGTTCAGTGGTGAAATTGAGGTTGTGAGCCCAAAAGCTCAGAATATGATTGCCGCTTTATATAAAGGCATGATGCCGACGTTTAAAGCACGTAACTGGTTGGGTACCGGCGATAATGTTCGGGTGGGATTGTCTGCTGCGAATTTTCAGCCAGCCTTTGAAAGCTATTCAGGTTGTGTTGCAGGCTTGTTGCCAGTGAATTATCGCCAGATTGCCCGGACTGCTGTGTTATTTCCTTCCGCAACCTGGCGTTTGTCTGATGCTACTAAGGCGCGTCTCGATCTGATTGCTATCTATGTAAACAATGATGAAGCGGTTAGTTCTGTGTATGTGGATGGCCACTCTGATACTCAGGGTCGACGTCTGGCCAACCGGGATTTATCTAAGAAGCGTGCTGATGAAGTCACGGCATATCTGAAGACTAAGGGTGTTAATCCGGATGTCATTATTACCCGTTATCATGGTGAGCGTTATCCTGTGGACCAGACCAATAATAAAGCGACCCGTGACCGTAGCCGTCGGGTAACGATTCGTCTGGACCGTAATCAGCCGTAA
- the rnt gene encoding ribonuclease T: MSTRFRGYLPVVVDVETAGFNAQTDALLEIAAVTLTMDDDGNLLIDQSYSFNVNPFEGANLEKSALEFTGIDPYNPLRGAIDEQEALEKIFKSIRKSVKAHNCKRAILVGHNAAFDHSFVTAASDRCDMKRNPFHPFSTFDTATLAGLAFGHTVLAKACDIADIDFDGKEAHSALYDTMKTAELFCTIVNRWKDLGGWSMVQDHYE; this comes from the coding sequence ATGTCGACCCGCTTCCGTGGCTACCTGCCAGTCGTCGTTGACGTTGAAACTGCCGGGTTCAATGCTCAGACAGATGCACTTCTGGAAATTGCCGCCGTCACTCTGACGATGGACGATGACGGCAACCTGCTGATTGACCAAAGCTATTCCTTTAACGTTAATCCGTTTGAAGGCGCCAACCTGGAAAAATCCGCGCTGGAATTTACTGGCATCGACCCGTACAACCCATTACGCGGTGCCATCGACGAACAGGAAGCTCTGGAAAAGATTTTCAAATCTATTCGTAAATCCGTGAAGGCCCACAACTGTAAGCGAGCTATTCTAGTTGGCCATAACGCGGCATTTGATCACAGCTTTGTAACCGCTGCTTCCGACCGTTGTGACATGAAACGTAATCCGTTTCACCCATTCTCAACTTTTGATACTGCTACCCTTGCAGGCCTGGCTTTCGGACATACTGTGCTGGCCAAAGCCTGCGACATCGCAGATATAGACTTCGACGGTAAAGAAGCACACTCAGCACTATACGATACGATGAAAACAGCAGAGCTGTTTTGCACCATCGTCAATCGCTGGAAAGACCTCGGTGGCTGGAGCATGGTTCAGGATCACTACGAATAA